Proteins encoded in a region of the Panicum hallii strain FIL2 chromosome 3, PHallii_v3.1, whole genome shotgun sequence genome:
- the LOC112884450 gene encoding dirigent protein 22-like has translation SVLVENQFLLPTLIPCSRSDLFIVANTILLRNDQGDTASTLGTPVDGAAAGEKEETHIRVYWHDVVSGPDPTAVQVARAAATNASKTFFGAVVVIDDPLTEGPGLGSSRLLGRAQGAYVGAGKGAMALLMAMNFVFQAGTYNGSSVTIMGRNEVFTAVREMPIVGGTGVLRMARGYAQARTHTLDLKTGDATVEYNLYIRH, from the coding sequence TCTGTCCTCGTCGAGAACCAATTCTTGCTGCCTACTCTGATTCCCTGTTCTAGATCCGATCTCTTCATAGTTGCTAACACCATCCTCCTTCGAAACGATCAGGGCGACACTGCAAGTACTCTGGGTACGCCGGTGGACGGCGCTGCTGCCGGCGAGAAGGAGGAGACGCACATCAGGGTGTACTGGCACGACGTGGTGAGCGGGCCGGACCCGACGGCGGTGCAggtggcgcgcgcggcggcgaccaACGCGTCCAAGACCTTCTTCGGCGCCGTGGTGGTGATCGACGACCCGCTGACGGAGGGCCCCGGCCTGGGCTCCTCCCGCCTCCTCGGCCGCGCGCAGGGGGCCTACGTCGGCGCCGGCAAGGGCGCGATGGCGCTGCTGATGGCCATGAACTTCGTGTTCCAAGCCGGCACGTACAACGGGAGCAGCGTCACCATCATGGGCCGGAACGAGGTGTTCACCGCCGTCAGGGAGATGCCCATCGTCGGCGGCACCGGCGTGCTCAGGATGGCGCGAGGGTACGCGCAGGCCCGCACGCACACCCTCGACCTCAAGACCGGCGATGCCACCGTCGAGTACAATCTCTACATCAGGCACTGA
- the LOC112886472 gene encoding aldehyde dehydrogenase family 3 member H1-like encodes MEAVAVAAEARELLRASFASGRTRPAAWRAAQLRGLLRMAAEMEAEICAALRADLAKPHTESYVHEISLVTSSCKFALKNLKKWMQPKKVPAGVLTFPSTARVTPEPLGIVLVVSAWNYPFLLAVDPVIGAIAAGNAVVLKPSEIAPATSSLLADLLPRYVDSSCIKVVEGGIAETTALLEQKWDKIFYTGNSKVGRIVMSFAAKHLTPVVLELGGKCPVVVDSNVDLHVAAKRIAAGKWGCNSGQACISPDYVITTKSFAPKLLDSLKKVLDEFYGKDPLRSEDLSRIVNSNHFNRLKALMDEEMVSDKIVFGGQSDEQQLKIAPTLFLDAPLDSAIMKEEIFGPLLPIITVDKIHESFALINSMTKPLAAYLFSKDSKLKRQFERNVSAGGVIFNDTGIHLTNQNLPFGGVGESGMGAYHGTFSFDAFTHRKAVLDRSFLGEAKARYPPYTRGKLKILKGVLKGNPLAMVQAALGCTGWA; translated from the exons atggaggcggtggcggtggcggcggaggcgagggaGCTGCTCCGGGCGAGCTTCGCGTCGGGGAggacgcggccggcggcgtggcGGGCCGCGCAGCTGCGCGGGCTGCTGCGGATGGCGGCGGAGATGGAGGCCGAGATCTGCGCCGCGCTCCGCGCCGACCTCGCCAAGCCGCACACCGAGTCCTACGTCCACGAG ATATCGCTGGTCACGTCCTCCTGCAAGTTCGCACTCAAGAATCTCAAGAAATGGATGCAACCCAAAAAG GTCCCCGCCGGGGTGCTGACGTTCCCGTCCACGGCGAGGGTGACGCCGGAGCCCCTCGGCATCGTGCTCGTCGTCTCCGCCTGGAACTACCCTTTCT TGCTGGCCGTCGACCCGGTCATCGGCGCGATCGCCGCCGGCAACGCCGTGGTGCTGAAGCCGTCGGAGATCGCGCCAGCGACCTCGTCGCTGCTAGCCGACCTGCTGCCGCGGTACGTGGACAGCTCGTGCATCAAGGTCGTCGAGGGTGGCATCGCGGAGACCACCGCGCTGCTGGAACAGAAGTGGGACAAGATCTTCTACACAG GTAACAGCAAGGTAGGGCGCATCGTGATGTCCTTTGCCGCGAAGCATCTGACGCCGGTGGTCTTGGAGCTCGGTGGGAAATGCCCGGTCGTCGTCGATTCCAACGTTGATCTCCAT GTTGCTGCTAAGAGGATCGCTGCCGGAAAGTGGGGTTGCAACAGTGGCCAAGCTTGCATCTCACCGGACTACGTTATAACCACCAAGTCATTCGCACCAAAGCTG CTGGATTCCTTGAAGAAAGTCCTGGACGAGTTCTATGGGAAAGACCCGCTGCGATCAGAGGATCTGTCACGCATCGTCAACTCCAACCATTTCAATAGATTGAAGGCCCTGATGGACGAGGAGATGGTCTCCGACAAGATCGTGTTCGGCGGCCAGAGTGATGAGCAGCAGCT AAAGATCGCCCCGACATTGTTCCTGGATGCCCCACTTGATTCGGCGATCATGAAGGAGGAAATATTCGGGCCCCTGCTTCCTATAATCACG GTGGACAAGATCCATGAGAGCTTTGCTCTGATCAACTCCATGACCAAGCCACTGGCAGCCTACCTCTTCAGCAAGGACAGCAAGCTCAAGCGCCAGTTTGAGAGAAACGTTTCTGCAGGAGGGGTGATATTCAATGACACCGGCATCCAC CTCACAAATCAGAACCTGCCCTTCGGAGGAGTTGGGGAGAGCGGCATGGGCGCCTACCATGGCACCTTCAGCTTTGACGCCTTCACCCACAGGAAGGCCGTCCTGGACCGCAGTTTCCTCGGCGAGGCGAAGGCCAGGTACCCGCCGTACACGCGGGGGAAGCTGAAGATCCTCAAGGGTGTGCTCAAGGGGAACCCACTGGCCATGGTTCAGGCTGCTCTAGGGTGTACAGGATGGGCATGA
- the LOC112884451 gene encoding WD repeat-containing protein 44-like, with amino-acid sequence MSGRGDGDKEAFFHALDRVPSGLHLDADFPSDDDDDEDDVRVSFASAMGDQSFQSFRKYQAAVLEEEEEEDEEAEDPSKYDMWMSDEPVSIQERRRRLHQGLGMASSRDLALRRHSMKKRPADVPRSVSRSVSRQLPPPAPAPTTASAPNVVVSTAAQAVAAVPPPPPKKAITRCRSDSNLVVRDDASVSVKPPSQPLRRVRSLPARPDAGDSAPLEKPQAVASRELPVAPLPAGPADKGQKGDGDVKKGDGDGKKGDDGGKNQDSEKEAAVVVAATPKDVPSTTQSGVLGLEEFEKFIGNTPIMKLMRRGTSQHQPAPPGAGVPPKAEKAGNKKKGGWLKNIKSVAIGFIQDKDTAMPKSVSTNASAGAPPPASSSERLKVHQYGKSSKELTGLYMCQEIQAHEGSIWSIKFSADGRRLASAGEDSVVRVWQVVETNAPPSSLALDGGKSGPLAPLPPAAADGSSMPALAQMSKKSTKGKSGRDTLPEHLVIPDKVFALAEQPACVLEGHKDDVLDLTWSKSDQLLSSSMDKTVRLWDTESKACLKTFAHSDYVTCIQFNPVDDRYFISGSLDAKVRLWSIPDRQVVDWTDLNEMVTAVSYTPDGQGAIIGSHKGSCRLYKTTDCKLSAEAQIDIQNKKRKAQAKKITGFQFAPGNPAEVLVTSADSQIRVFDNVTMVQKFRGFKNTSSQITAAYTSDGRYAVCASEDSHVYLWRTTRVPPAPAIGIGMKPKTWCTIRSYENFYCKDVSAAVPWTHAPSPPGAGDGSPSACSPASRDKKQQGMVCNEESCSVAAKLEGGDPAGAAEPNKQGGGKGDSGNAWGLVVVTASLGGEIRVYQNFGMPFRIKGQGNLFY; translated from the exons ATGAGCGGTCGCGGCGACGGCGACAAGGAGGCTTTCTTCCACGCGCTGGATCGCGTGCCGTCCGGCCTGCACCTCGACGCCGACTTCCCCTCcgacgatgacgacgacgaggacgacgTCCGCGTCTCCTTCGCCTCCGCCATGGGCGACCAGAGCTTCCAGAGCTTCCGCAAGTACCAGGCGGCCGtgctggaggaggaggaggaggaggacgaggaggcggAGGACCCGTCCAAGTACGACATGTGGATGTCCGACGAGCCAGTGTCCATccaggagcgccgccgccgcctgcaccagGGGCTCGGGATGGCCAGCAGCCGGGACCTCGCGCTGCGCCGGCATAGCATGAAGAAGCGCCCCGCCGATGTGCCCCGGAGCGTGTCGCGGAGCGTGTCCAGGCAGCTGCCGCCACCAGCGCCGGCCCCAACCACCGCCTCGGCCCCCAATGTCGTCGTAAGCACCGCGGCGCAAGCGGTGGCCGCGgtgccaccgccacctccgaagAAGGCCATCACGAGGTGCCGCTCAGACAGCAACCTTGTCGTGCGAGACGACGCGTCGGTCTCGGTGAAGCCACCGTCGCAGCCTTTGCGTCGTGTCCGTTCCTTGCCGGCTCGGCCCGACGCCGGCGACAGCGCGCCCCTCGAGAAGCCTCAAGCTGTGGCTTCACGTGAGTTGCCCGTCGCGCCACTACCGGCAGGCCCAGCGGATAAAGGCCAAAAAGGCGACGGTGACGTCAAGAAGGGTGACGGCGACGGCAAGAAAGGCGACGACGGGGGCAAGAATCAGGACAGCGAGAAGGAGgctgccgtcgtcgtcgccgccacTCCCAAGGACGTTCCGTCGACCACCCAGTCCGGCGTGCTGGGGctggaggagttcgagaagttCATCGGCAACACCCCCATCATGAAGCTGATGCGCCGCGGCACGAGCCAGCACCAGCCCGCGCCACCGGGCGCCGGAGTGCCGCCCAAGGCCGAGAAGGCGGGCAACAAGAAGAAGGGCGGCTGGCTCAAGAACATCAAGTCCGTCGCCATCGGTTTCATCCAGGACAAGGACACAGCCATGCCCAAGTCGGTCTCCACCAATGCCTCCGCCggggccccgccgccggcctcgtCGTCCGAGCGCCTCAAGGTGCACCAGTACGGCAAGTCGAGCAAGGAGCTCACCGGACTGTACATGTGCCAGGAGATACAGGCGCACGAGGGGTCCATTTGGAGCATCAAGTTCAGCGCGGACGGCCGGCGGCTGGCCAGCGCCGGCGAGGATAGCGTGGTGCGCGTGTGGCAGGTGGTGGAGACCAACGCCCCGCCGAGCTCGTTGGCGCTGGATGGCGGCAAGTCAGGCCCCCTGGCCCCGCTGCCCCCTGCCGCGGCCGATGGGTCGTCGATGCCGGCGCTGGCCCAGATGTCCAAGAAGTCGACCAAGGGGAAGAGCGGAAGGGACACGCTCCCCGAGCACCTCGTCATCCCCGACAAAGTGTTCGCGCTCGCCGAGCAGCCGGCGTGCGTCCTCGAGGGCCACAAGGACGACGTGCTGGACCTCACCTGGTCCAAGTCCGACCAG CTGCTGTCGTCGTCGATGGATAAGACGGTGAGGCTGTGGGACACGGAGAGCAAGGCGTGCCTCAAGACGTTTGCCCACAGCGACTACG TGACTTGCATCCAGTTCAACCCGGTGGACGACCGGTACTTCATCAGCGGGTCGCTGGACGCCAAGGTACGCCTATGGAGCATCCCTGACCGGCAGGTCGTCGATTGGACTGACCTCAACGAGATGGTCACCGCCGTCTCCTACACCCCTGACGGGCAG GGTGCGATCATCGGCTCGCACAAAGGGAGCTGCCGgttgtacaagacaacag ACTGCAAGCTTAGCGCGGAGGCGCAGATCGACATCCAGAACAAGAAGCGCAAGGCGCAAGCAAAGAAGATAACCGGGTTCCAG TTTGCTCCGGGGAACCCTGCCGAGGTACTAGTCACCTCTGCCGACTCGCAGATCCGCGTCTTTGATAACGTGACCATGGTTCAAAAGTTCAGAG GTTTCAAGAACACGAGCAGCCAGATCACGGCGGCCTACACCTCGGACGGGCGGTACGCCGTGTGCGCGAGCGAGGACTCGCACGTGTACCTGTGGCGGACCACCCGCGTGCCGCCGGCCCCGGCCATCGGCATCGGCATGAAGCCCAAGACGTGGTGCACCATCCGCTCCTACGAGAACTTCTACTGCAAGGACGTGTCCGCCGCGGTCCCCTGGACGCACGCGCCGTCCCCGCCGGGCGCCGGCGACGGCAGCCCCTCCGCCTGCAGCCCGGCGTCGCGGGACAAGAAGCAGCAGGGCATGGTCTGCAACGAGGAGTCCTGCAGCGTCGCCGCCAAGCTGGAGGGCGGCGacccggccggcgccgccgagcCCAACAAGCAGGGCGGCGGCAAGGGCGACAGCGGCAACGCGTGGGGGCTGGTGGTGGTGACGGCGAGCTTGGGCGGGGAGATCAGGGTGTACCAGAACTTTGGGATGCCGTTCAGGATCAAAGGCCAGGGCAACCTCTTCTACTGA
- the LOC112884945 gene encoding probable methyltransferase PMT26 — translation MDGVQPVKEDGKDTEKNSDEAASSDKVESTDDNTSTDAASKNATSGDQNVAAETMAAFAGADGTNGTITPHTENFAMNSSATSEDKKPAAGDGAAEEKAELLPSGQAELLNETASAVAENGTFPTQAAESSEEKAERASKNKKKKKKKGKDKGASGETTVAYTWKLCNVTTGADYIPCLDNEAAIKKLKSNKHYEHRERHCPDDAPTCLVPLPEGYRQSIPWPYSRDKILYHNVPHTGLASYKGHQNWVKVSGEHLTFPGGGTQFKHGALHYIEVIEEALPEVAWGRRSRVVLDIGCGVASFGGFLFEKDALTMSFAPKDEHEAQVQFALERGIPAVSAVMGTKRLPFPGNVFDVIHCARCRVPWHIEGGKLLLEVNRLLRPGGLFVWSATPVYRKVPEDVEIWHAMAALTQSMCWEMIKRTSDTVDQTAMVVFKKPTSNDCYDARSRAEPPLCDASDDQNAAWNITLQACLHRVSTDPSARGSQWPAQWPDRLATTPYWLSADQVGVYGKPAPADFAADQEHWRKVVENSYLDGMGIDWKNVRNVMDMRAVYGGFAAALRDMKVWVMNVVTIDSPDTLPVIYERGLFGMYHDWCESFSTYPRSYDLVHADHLFSRLKSRCKLLPVMVEVDRILRPEGKLIVRDDMATVQEVQSIARSLHWEVRMTVSKQGEGLLCVGKTMWRPKEVETRS, via the exons ATGGATGGTGTGCAGCCGGTGAAAGAAGACGGGAAGGACACTGAGAAGAACTCCGATGAGGCTGCCAGCAGCGACAAGGTGGAAAGCACGGACGACAACACGAGCACCGACGCGGCATCCAAGAACGCCACTTCCGGAGACCAGAACGTCGCGGCCGAGACCATGGCCGCATTTGCAGGTGCGGATGGCACCAACGGCACGATCACTCCACACACGGAGAACTTCGCGATGAACAGCAGCGCCACATCCGAAGACAAGAAACCGGCGGCTGGAGATGGAGCCGCGGAGGAGAAGGCCGAGCTGCTGCCGAGCGGGCAGGCCGAGCTGCTGAACGAGACGGCGTCGGCGGTGGCGGAGAACGGCACGTTTCCGACCCAGGCGGCGGAGTCGAGCGAGGAGAAGGCGGAGCGCGCAAGCAAgaacaaaaagaaaaagaagaagaagggcaagGACAAGGGCGCCTCCGGCGAGACGACGGTGGCGTACACCTGGAAGCTCTGCAATGTGACCACCGGCGCGGACTACATCCCGTGCCTGGACAACGAGGCGGCCATCAAGAAGCTGAAGAGCAACAAGCACTATGAGCACCGGGAGCGGCACTGCCCCGACGATGCGCCGACGTGCCTGGTGCCGCTGCCGGAGGGTTACCGGCAGTCGATCCCGTGGCCGTACAGCCGCGACAAGATCTTGTACCACAACGTGCCGCACACGGGGCTGGCGTCGTACAAGGGGCACCAGAACTGGGTGAAGGTCTCCGGCGAGCACCTGACGTTCCCCGGCGGCGGCACGCAGTTCAAGCACGGCGCGCTGCACTACATCGAGGTGATCGAGGAGGCGCTCCCGGAGGTGGCTTGGGGGCGGCGCAGCCGCGTGGTGCTCGACATCGGCTGCGGCGTCGCCAGCTTCGGCGGCTTCCTGTTCGAAAAGGACGCGCTGACGATGTCGTTCGCGCCCAAGGACGAGCACGAGGCGCAGGTGCAGTTCGCGCTGGAGCGCGGCATCCCGGCCGTCTCCGCCGTCATGGGCACCAAGCGGCTCCCCTTCCCCGGCAACGTCTTCGACGTCATCCACTGCGCGCGGTGCCGCGTGCCGTGGCACATCGAGGGCGGCAAGCTGCTGCTGGAGGTgaaccgcctcctccgccctgGCGGCCTCTTCGTCTGGTCGGCGACGCCCGTCTACCGGAAGGTTCCGGAGGACGTCGAGATCTGGCACG cAATGGCGGCGCTCACCCAGTCCATGTGCTGGGAGATGATCAAGAGGACGAGCGACACGGTGGACCAGACCGCCATGGTCGTGTTCAAGAAGCCGACGAGCAACGACTGCTACGACGCGAGGTCGCGCGCGGAGCCACCGCTGTGCGATGCCTCCGACGACCAGAACGCGGCGTGGAACATCACCCTGCAGGCGTGCCTGCACCGCGTGTCGACCGACCCGTCCGCCCGCGGCTCGCAATGGCCGGCGCAGTGGCCGGACCGGCTGGCCACGACGCCGTACTGGCTGAGCGCCGACCAGGTGGGCGTCTACGGCAAGCCGGCGCCCGCCGACTTCGCCGCGGACCAGGAGCACTGGAGGAAGGTCGTCGAGAACTCGTACCTCGACGGCATGGGCATCGACTGGAAGAACGTCCGGAACGTCATGGACATGAGAGCCGTCTACGGAGG GTttgcggcggcgctccgggacATGAAGGTGTGGGTGATGAACGTGGTGACCATCGACTCGCCGGACACGCTGCCGGTCATCTACGAGCGCGGGCTCTTCGGGATGTACCATGACTGGTGCGAGTCCTTCAGCACCTACCCAAGGTCGTACGACCTTGTCCACGCCGACCACCTCTTCTCCAGGCTGAAGAGCAG GTGCAAGCTGCTGCCGGTGATGGTCGAGGTGGACCGGATCCTAAGGCCGGAGGGGAAGCTGATCGTCCGCGACGACATGGCGACGGTCCAGGAGGTCCAGAGCATCGCAAGATCTTTGCACTGGGAGGTGAGGATGACAGTGTCGAAGCAGGGGGAGGGGCTGCTCTGCGTCGGGAAGACGATGTGGCGGCCCAAGGAAGTTGAGACGCGGAGCTAG